A region of Periplaneta americana isolate PAMFEO1 chromosome 16, P.americana_PAMFEO1_priV1, whole genome shotgun sequence DNA encodes the following proteins:
- the LOC138716323 gene encoding transcription factor A, mitochondrial-like isoform X2, producing MAVVGKMFRICNVVGQYRHILFNRSVPALYQQNVGIKQSIEDKLGLPPKPKKPLTPYFRFMAQIRPNLLHKNPHTKPTDIIKLVAQEWEKTDMTLRQKLEAEYKREMVDFVSANVKYEQSLTNEQREEIKKAKVVIAHSKEKRKLKKKMKELGKPKRPASAFLLFLSEKKGSRGIKSFRQY from the exons ATGGCGGTAGTCGGGAAGATGTTTAGGATATGTAATGTAGTGGGACAgtacagacatattttatttaatag GAGCGTCCCAGCATTATATCAGCAAAATGTAGGCATCAAGCAATCGATAGAAGATAAACTTGGACTGCCTCCAAAACCAAAGAAACCTCTTACACCTTATTTTCGTTTTATGGCCCAAATTCGACCCAacttgcttcataaaaatccacatACTAAACCAACAG ATATCATAAAACTGGTTGCACAAGAATGGGAAAAAACAGATATGACACTGCGACAGAAGTTAGAAGCAGAATACAAGCGCGAAATGGTTGATTTTGTGTCAGCCAATGTTAAATATGAACAGTCACTAACAAATGAACAGCGTGAAGAAATCAAGAAAGCAAAAGTTGTCATAGCACAttcgaaagaaaagagaaaattgaAGAAG AAAATGAAAGAACTGGGAAAGCCAAAGAGACCGGCATCAGCTTTCCTTCTATTTTTAAGTGAAAAGAAAGGTTCACGAGGAATTAAGTCCTTCAGA CAATACTAG
- the LOC138716323 gene encoding transcription factor A, mitochondrial-like isoform X1, which translates to MAVVGKMFRICNVVGQYRHILFNRSVPALYQQNVGIKQSIEDKLGLPPKPKKPLTPYFRFMAQIRPNLLHKNPHTKPTDIIKLVAQEWEKTDMTLRQKLEAEYKREMVDFVSANVKYEQSLTNEQREEIKKAKVVIAHSKEKRKLKKKMKELGKPKRPASAFLLFLSEKKGSRGIKSFREWLQDMGKEWENMSDEQKSHYTAQSKKGLDGYKREMQIWEEKMIRLGHIDVVRNEALIEPRTSPVKRIRRSKKSEE; encoded by the exons ATGGCGGTAGTCGGGAAGATGTTTAGGATATGTAATGTAGTGGGACAgtacagacatattttatttaatag GAGCGTCCCAGCATTATATCAGCAAAATGTAGGCATCAAGCAATCGATAGAAGATAAACTTGGACTGCCTCCAAAACCAAAGAAACCTCTTACACCTTATTTTCGTTTTATGGCCCAAATTCGACCCAacttgcttcataaaaatccacatACTAAACCAACAG ATATCATAAAACTGGTTGCACAAGAATGGGAAAAAACAGATATGACACTGCGACAGAAGTTAGAAGCAGAATACAAGCGCGAAATGGTTGATTTTGTGTCAGCCAATGTTAAATATGAACAGTCACTAACAAATGAACAGCGTGAAGAAATCAAGAAAGCAAAAGTTGTCATAGCACAttcgaaagaaaagagaaaattgaAGAAG AAAATGAAAGAACTGGGAAAGCCAAAGAGACCGGCATCAGCTTTCCTTCTATTTTTAAGTGAAAAGAAAGGTTCACGAGGAATTAAGTCCTTCAGA GAATGGCTGCAGGATATGGgaaaagaatgggaaaatatgtCAGATGAGCAAAAGTCTCATTACACGGCACAAAGTAAAAAAGGTTTGGATGGATACAAACGTGAAATGCAAATATGGGAGGAAAAAATGATCCGACTGGGTCATATTGATGTGGTCCGCAATGAAGCTTTGATTGAGCCTAGAACGTCACCCGTTAAAAGAATCCGAAGGTCTAAGAAAAGCGAAGAATAG